In one Rutidosis leptorrhynchoides isolate AG116_Rl617_1_P2 chromosome 8, CSIRO_AGI_Rlap_v1, whole genome shotgun sequence genomic region, the following are encoded:
- the LOC139861978 gene encoding uncharacterized protein, translating into MTSNDNDEVEDDKSNGSKVNKRSHLHIETSRRGFLKDENTETLSDGNQINRTSSFLVFGNLGTPTAQFQRIAQQKDMFSRTVPSSTSQAIRDRLTRVFSKKIDWISLQKLAKEWIRNPMNMVLFIWILVVAVSGAILFLVMTGMLNHALPKKTQRDAWFEVNNQILNALFTLMCLYQHPQRLYHLVLLIRWKPEDISKLRNIYCKDGMYKPHEWAHMLVVVLLLNLNCLAQYALCGLNVGYRRSDRPAIGVAITISVAIGAPAIAGVYSVVSPLGKEYETALSDEEAQLKQDNLDSSGVSQSQPRVKSFERRFSFTPRDESTIETNPKWSGGIFDFWEDISLAYLSLFCSFCVFGWNMERLGFGNMYVHTATFLLFCLAPFWIFNLAAINIDNETAREALGVTGIFLCVFGLLYGGFWRIQMRKRFNLPPSNFCCGRPAVTDCALWLCCCWCTLAQEVRTGNMYDVKEDKFYMKRVVDENGTGEVPMSTLPREEEFGFRSGPSSFNPSPSRFQKEHQSPSRVQEDSRLGGIDVTLDPPVPSVIRREGN; encoded by the coding sequence ATGACTtcaaatgataatgatgaagttgaAGATGATAAGTCTAACGGATCAAAAGTCAACAAACGTTCACATCTACACATCGAAACCTCTCGAAGGGGATTTCTTAAAGATGAAAATACTGAAACTCTAAGTGACGGAAACCAAATAAATAGAACTTCAAGTTTCCTCGTATTCGGTAATCTAGGTACACCAACTGCACAATTTCAACGTATTGCCCAACAGAAAGATATGTTCTCACGCACTGTACCTTCAAGTACAAGTCAAGCAATTCGAGACCGCCTCACACGCGTCTTCTCAAAAAAAATCGATTGGATATCGTTACAAAAACTAGCAAAAGAATGGATAAGAAATCCAATGAATATGGTTCTGTTTATATGGATTTTAGTTGTTGCTGTTTCAGGTGCAATACTTTTTCTTGTTATGACAGGTATGTTAAACCACGCCTTACCTAAAAAAACACAACGAGACGCTTGGTTTGAAGTCAACAACCAGATACTAAACGCTCTATTCACACTCATGTGTCTGTACCAGCACCCGCAACGTCTTTATCACCTTGTACTTTTAATAAGATGGAAACCAGAAGATATTTCAAAGTTAAGAAACATATACTGCAAAGATGGAATGTATAAACCTCATGAATGGGCCCACATGTTGGTTGTAGTATTACTACTTAACCTTAATTGTCTTGCACAATATGCATTATGTGGTTTAAATGTCGGTTACAGAAGATCAGATAGACCCGCAATAGGTGTAGCCATAACTATTTCGGTAGCCATTGGTGCACCGGCTATAGCCGGTGTGTATTCGGTTGTTAGCCCGCTTGGTAAAGAATACGAAACAGCTTTGTCCGATGAAGAAGCCCAACTTAAACAAGATAATCTTGACAGCAGTGGagtaagtcaaagtcaaccgagggTCAAATCTTTTGAAAGAAGATTCTCATTCACCCCACGAGACGAGAGCACAATTGAAACTAATCCAAAATGGAGTGGAGGCATATTTGATTTTTGGGAAGATATTTCGTTAGCGTACCTTTCTTTGTTTTGCAGTTTTTGTGTTTTCGGGTGGAATATGGAGAGACTTGGGTTCGGGAACATGTACGTTCATACAGCGacgtttttattattttgtttggCGCCTTTTTGGATTTTTAATTTGGCTGCCATTAATATTGACAATGAAACTGCACGCGAGGCGTTAGGTGTTACCGGGATATTTCTATGTGTATTTGGTTTGCTTTATGGCGGATTTTGGAGAATTCAAATGAGAAAAAGATTTAATTTACCGCCATCGAATTTCTGTTGTGGTAGGCCCGCTGTTACCGATTGTGCGTTGTGGCTCTGTTGTTGTTGGTGCACGCTTGCTCAAGAAGTACGAACTGGAAATATGTATGATGTTAAGGAGGATAAGTTTTACATGAAACGAGTGGTGGATGAAAATGGAACGGGTGAAGTTCCTATGTCAACTTTACCACGAGAAGAAGAATTCGGTTTCAGATCGGGCCCCAGTTCTTTCAACCCGAGTCCTAGTAGGTTTCAAAAGGAACATCAAAGCCCATCGCGTGTGCAAGAAGATTCTCGTTTGGGAGGTATTGATGTAACTTTGGACCCACCAGTTCCATCTGTTATACGTAGAGAAGGTAATTGA